Proteins from one Nakamurella multipartita DSM 44233 genomic window:
- a CDS encoding MerR family transcriptional regulator, whose amino-acid sequence MITIGQLARYAGVTVKAVRHYHRWGLLDEPQRDSSGYRRYTAADALQVVKIRILARGRRAACRIKDLLTAHPDQFTAAVADIDRSLREWAEAIRDARLRLAQLAAGDEAFVPRTWPAISAGCGNSA is encoded by the coding sequence ATGATCACCATCGGTCAGCTCGCCCGGTACGCCGGCGTGACGGTCAAGGCGGTTCGGCACTACCACCGGTGGGGCCTGCTCGACGAACCACAGCGGGACTCGTCCGGCTACCGGCGATACACCGCGGCAGACGCGCTCCAGGTGGTGAAGATCAGGATCCTGGCACGGGGCCGGCGTGCCGCTTGCCGCATCAAGGACCTGCTGACCGCCCACCCCGACCAGTTCACCGCCGCCGTCGCCGACATCGACCGCAGCCTGCGGGAATGGGCCGAGGCGATCCGCGACGCCCGCCTGCGTCTGGCCCAATTGGCCGCCGGCGACGAAGCCTTCGTCCCGAGGACGTGGCCGGCTATCTCGGCCGGCTGCGGGAACTCGGCGTGA
- a CDS encoding AAA family ATPase, translating to MARADLLLALVSSGAGGDDLAFRRAAEALIAEEEGKRHSVLASQLTDALSRRRPTSNISPLARNDAGALLHEGEPARRVADLVLPPAARQTINDLVEEHHRRDLLRSHGVEPRHRILLVGPPGGGKTTLAEALATELAVPLLTARYEGLIGSFLGETASRLETLFAAVRIRPCVLFFDEFDAVAKERGDTHETGEIKRVVSSLLLQVDKLPSYVVVVAATNHAELLDRAVWRRMQLRIELPRPTRAAAVEFLGAWSQRTRIDLGLAPKTIAERLYGVSFAELEQFALDVQRRSILSGPEPKAREVTQRVLREWATRNRNSQT from the coding sequence ATGGCGCGCGCCGACCTGTTGCTGGCACTAGTCAGCTCTGGCGCAGGTGGCGACGACCTGGCGTTCCGCCGAGCAGCCGAGGCCCTTATCGCCGAAGAAGAGGGTAAGAGGCACAGCGTCCTTGCTTCCCAACTGACAGACGCGCTATCCAGGCGCCGGCCGACCTCCAACATCTCCCCGCTTGCGCGGAACGACGCAGGCGCCCTCCTTCATGAGGGCGAGCCCGCGAGGCGTGTCGCCGACCTCGTGCTACCTCCAGCTGCACGCCAAACGATCAACGATCTGGTTGAAGAACACCACCGCCGCGACCTTCTGCGAAGTCATGGGGTCGAACCACGTCATCGCATTCTCCTGGTGGGTCCTCCGGGCGGAGGCAAGACCACTCTCGCAGAAGCTCTGGCCACTGAACTGGCTGTCCCGCTTCTGACTGCTCGTTACGAAGGTCTCATCGGAAGCTTTCTCGGCGAGACGGCATCTCGGCTCGAGACCCTGTTTGCCGCCGTGCGCATTCGTCCCTGCGTTCTGTTCTTCGACGAGTTCGATGCGGTCGCCAAGGAGCGTGGCGACACTCATGAGACTGGCGAGATTAAGCGAGTCGTCAGCTCGCTGCTTCTTCAGGTTGACAAGCTACCGAGCTACGTCGTGGTTGTCGCCGCCACCAACCACGCTGAATTGCTCGACCGCGCGGTCTGGCGGCGGATGCAGCTGCGAATCGAGCTTCCCCGACCAACTCGAGCTGCCGCGGTTGAGTTTCTGGGCGCATGGTCACAGCGCACAAGAATTGATCTCGGCCTTGCGCCCAAGACTATCGCCGAACGACTCTACGGCGTCAGCTTCGCTGAACTCGAACAGTTCGCGCTGGACGTGCAGCGCCGCTCCATCCTGTCCGGCCCTGAACCAAAGGCTCGCGAAGTCACGCAACGCGTCCTCAGGGAATGGGCGACCCGCAATCGAAATAGTCAGACGTGA
- a CDS encoding S8 family peptidase, producing the protein MTAVGDVSPQRPIIVGTVSVPRDIRRPSGGGGRVKLINVEARVQRLEDQFDALEAALGEQIQLSESIQAADPQLVLVLEARDENIDLTGVADKLGIEIISQAESRVDPDDEFELVSKKARSPLVTSCLHAICVNQASLDDLLSLWRAWRRGENLPRGRTPLRDFFAHLKDVRLWGPQDRLKLIDWEAHFAGRDPEALVPIDIELWFRASADRRTAVQTEVTALLHRDGGSVTSSAIIEDIGYHGLKARLPNRLVERLARRDFGAVQTVQSANVMYLRATGQVALPTGDDNDYDVTVDASPPIDRPVLCLFDGVPASNHPVLAGRVTILDPDDLQSDYTVEERRHGTAMVSAAIWGDRGSGEPAATRPVLVRPILRPCDETIDRIEELPVEALAPDLMRRAFRDLFEEQVDGTPAAAPDVTIINLSVGDPATPFDTVLSSWARMIDWLSYHYGVLVIVSAGNYTSLDLAPNDSSQLASLTGDERRQATLAALARQQNLRRLIAPAESINGLTIGATHEDAAPDAELGYRVDPNDGLRSVSPISATGSGYRRSLKPDLAAPGGRACFASGGTTTNIIKFRPAGALGPGIRVAAPTAGRETHTIGTSVSAALVSRQAARLHDIVDTVTEGRPITRRQRAAAIKALLVHGVGGFDDLSTSVFPLERAIGNGILIRDFSAGCATNEAVLLFLGQIGPATEQELTIPLPDGLSVREAKRIDATLAWLSPVNWRHRQYRRAALSFVKPEGPVPDFGAASGISADASKAGAATVQHLRWDIEKAWASGQGSAITIRVKCYEQAGGLFGELIDYAAVASIWVSPTIGVDVYSQVFDQIRSLVRIRPTS; encoded by the coding sequence GTGACCGCCGTCGGCGACGTCTCACCGCAGCGGCCGATCATCGTGGGCACGGTAAGCGTACCGAGAGACATTCGTCGCCCGAGCGGTGGTGGAGGCCGTGTCAAGCTCATCAACGTAGAGGCCCGTGTCCAGCGTCTCGAGGATCAATTCGACGCGTTGGAAGCCGCACTCGGTGAACAGATCCAGCTCTCCGAATCTATCCAAGCGGCCGACCCGCAACTCGTACTCGTGTTGGAAGCACGCGACGAGAACATCGACCTCACCGGTGTGGCCGACAAGCTCGGTATCGAGATCATCAGTCAGGCCGAGTCACGGGTCGATCCCGACGACGAGTTCGAACTGGTGTCCAAGAAGGCTCGCAGTCCGCTCGTCACATCCTGCCTGCATGCCATCTGCGTCAACCAGGCCTCGCTCGACGACCTGCTGTCTCTTTGGCGTGCTTGGCGGCGAGGCGAGAACTTGCCTCGCGGACGCACACCGTTGCGGGACTTCTTCGCACATCTAAAGGACGTGCGTCTTTGGGGACCACAAGACCGACTGAAGCTCATCGACTGGGAAGCTCATTTCGCCGGTCGCGACCCCGAGGCGCTCGTACCCATTGACATCGAGCTGTGGTTCCGCGCGTCGGCCGACCGCCGTACGGCCGTTCAAACAGAAGTGACCGCGTTGCTCCACCGCGACGGAGGGTCCGTTACGTCCTCTGCGATCATCGAGGACATTGGCTACCACGGGCTCAAGGCCAGGCTGCCGAACCGGCTCGTCGAACGACTCGCTCGGCGTGATTTCGGGGCAGTCCAGACAGTGCAGTCCGCCAACGTCATGTACCTGCGAGCAACCGGCCAGGTTGCCTTACCGACAGGTGACGACAACGACTACGACGTCACCGTGGACGCGTCGCCGCCGATCGATAGACCAGTGCTGTGCCTGTTCGACGGGGTCCCCGCTTCGAACCATCCGGTGCTCGCCGGGCGCGTGACGATCCTCGATCCTGACGATCTCCAGTCCGATTACACGGTGGAAGAGCGTAGACATGGGACGGCCATGGTATCGGCTGCGATCTGGGGCGACCGCGGTTCCGGCGAGCCAGCAGCGACACGGCCGGTCCTCGTTCGGCCCATCTTGCGCCCCTGCGACGAGACCATCGATCGCATCGAGGAACTGCCAGTTGAGGCTCTCGCACCTGACCTAATGCGGCGAGCCTTTCGCGACCTGTTTGAGGAGCAGGTTGACGGCACTCCCGCCGCCGCCCCCGATGTCACGATTATCAATCTCTCCGTTGGCGATCCTGCGACTCCTTTCGACACTGTGTTGTCGTCGTGGGCGCGCATGATCGATTGGCTCAGCTACCACTATGGCGTCCTTGTCATCGTGTCGGCCGGCAACTACACGTCGCTCGATCTCGCACCGAATGACAGCAGCCAACTCGCGTCGCTCACGGGAGATGAGCGCCGCCAGGCGACGCTCGCGGCGCTGGCGCGGCAACAAAACCTAAGACGCCTGATCGCTCCCGCTGAATCAATCAACGGGTTGACGATCGGCGCGACCCACGAAGATGCCGCGCCAGATGCGGAGCTTGGCTACCGCGTCGATCCCAACGATGGGCTTAGAAGTGTCAGCCCAATATCGGCCACCGGGTCGGGCTATCGGCGAAGCCTCAAGCCTGACCTCGCGGCTCCGGGTGGCCGCGCCTGTTTTGCCAGCGGCGGGACCACAACCAACATCATCAAGTTTCGGCCGGCGGGAGCCCTCGGCCCTGGGATCAGGGTAGCTGCGCCCACAGCCGGTCGAGAGACTCATACCATCGGGACGAGCGTCTCGGCCGCCCTCGTCTCACGCCAGGCTGCCCGCCTCCACGACATCGTCGACACGGTCACAGAGGGCCGACCGATCACCCGCCGCCAGCGTGCTGCGGCGATTAAGGCGCTGCTCGTTCACGGCGTTGGTGGATTCGACGACCTAAGCACCTCGGTTTTTCCTCTGGAACGCGCGATCGGCAACGGAATTCTCATCCGTGATTTTTCTGCCGGCTGCGCCACCAACGAAGCAGTATTGCTGTTCCTCGGCCAGATCGGCCCGGCAACCGAGCAAGAGTTGACCATCCCGCTACCGGACGGCCTCAGTGTTCGGGAAGCCAAGCGGATCGACGCCACCCTTGCTTGGCTTTCGCCGGTGAACTGGCGGCACCGCCAGTACCGTCGCGCTGCACTCTCTTTCGTGAAGCCGGAAGGTCCTGTTCCCGACTTCGGTGCAGCTTCAGGGATCTCGGCCGACGCGTCAAAGGCAGGCGCGGCAACAGTCCAGCACCTCCGGTGGGACATCGAGAAGGCTTGGGCAAGCGGGCAAGGCTCGGCCATCACGATCCGCGTCAAGTGCTACGAGCAGGCCGGTGGGTTATTCGGTGAGTTGATCGACTACGCCGCGGTCGCATCCATCTGGGTTTCGCCAACAATTGGCGTCGATGTGTACTCACAGGTTTTCGACCAGATCCGTTCGCTGGTCCGGATCCGACCCACGTCATGA
- a CDS encoding recombinase family protein, with product MIDAVRQDGRFIGGAAPYGYRLVHDRQHHNPGKAIRGQRRAHLEPDRDQAPILQEIFHRILAGDGHTTLINHLTQRAAPPPIRRGSAGWTVKAISAILDNPRCTGYEFWHPYSARRHPCLPPEAYQILVRSDRPAHPALVAIQDFLTVATMRDHPVRPRPSRTSLAEPILLHRISCAICGRTMSVSSKDGRVRYRCRATPGDPAAGHRSSVYVAESRVLAATAPWLRQQSETCPSWAEDRLALHAMIDAVNLRITYDHGTDSIHATTGIGRQMAFRLTRD from the coding sequence ATGATCGATGCCGTCCGACAGGACGGCCGGTTCATCGGCGGGGCAGCGCCCTACGGTTACCGCCTGGTCCACGACCGGCAGCACCACAACCCCGGCAAGGCCATCCGGGGCCAACGGCGAGCCCACCTGGAACCCGACCGCGACCAGGCGCCGATCCTGCAAGAGATCTTCCACCGCATCCTGGCCGGCGACGGCCACACCACCCTGATCAACCACCTGACCCAGCGAGCCGCACCGCCGCCGATCCGACGCGGATCCGCCGGGTGGACCGTGAAGGCAATCTCCGCGATCCTGGACAACCCCCGGTGCACCGGCTACGAGTTCTGGCACCCCTACAGCGCCCGCCGCCATCCCTGCCTACCGCCCGAGGCCTACCAGATCCTCGTGCGCTCGGACCGCCCCGCGCACCCCGCCCTCGTGGCCATCCAGGACTTCCTCACGGTGGCCACGATGCGCGACCACCCGGTCAGACCCCGCCCCAGTCGCACCAGCCTCGCGGAGCCGATTCTGCTGCACCGGATCAGCTGCGCCATCTGCGGCCGCACCATGAGCGTCTCTTCCAAGGACGGCCGGGTCCGATACCGATGCCGCGCCACACCCGGTGACCCGGCGGCCGGTCACCGATCATCGGTCTACGTCGCCGAATCCCGGGTCCTGGCCGCCACCGCACCATGGCTGCGCCAACAGTCCGAGACGTGCCCATCATGGGCAGAAGACCGGCTCGCCCTCCACGCGATGATCGACGCCGTCAACCTACGGATCACCTACGACCACGGGACCGACAGCATCCATGCCACAACAGGTATCGGACGACAGATGGCGTTCAGACTCACCCGGGATTGA
- a CDS encoding TIGR02391 family protein translates to MDAKRAAEALRDLKSWAETDDAIQRETPQHTAWKAKVQGVLDRSLGHEASTTKEFRELRYFVGVWSGAIGEAERDAQYFRGRVHDAMALIEAAIYELEVGLHDETIDSGSFDAGLWDHVKHNVEEERWDQVASAAVIYTEDKVRRWSCSPTDRQGRKVTGKDLFVRALAADGPLPLGSQPNEQDGWRNLGTGLVAALGNVDRHNIQERDDLRRYAMGVVGLASLLLTQIRYQHPGAVR, encoded by the coding sequence GTGGATGCCAAGAGAGCCGCCGAAGCGCTCCGGGACCTCAAGTCTTGGGCCGAGACTGACGACGCGATCCAGCGCGAGACGCCGCAGCACACTGCGTGGAAGGCGAAGGTCCAGGGCGTCCTCGATCGAAGCCTCGGGCATGAGGCTTCGACGACCAAGGAGTTCCGCGAGCTCCGCTACTTCGTTGGCGTCTGGTCCGGTGCAATCGGCGAGGCGGAGCGAGATGCCCAGTACTTTCGTGGCAGGGTGCATGACGCTATGGCGCTGATCGAGGCCGCAATATACGAACTCGAGGTCGGTCTTCACGACGAGACCATCGACAGCGGCAGCTTCGATGCGGGGCTCTGGGATCATGTCAAGCACAACGTCGAGGAAGAGCGCTGGGACCAGGTGGCCTCAGCTGCTGTGATCTACACGGAGGACAAGGTCCGCCGCTGGTCATGCTCGCCCACGGACAGGCAGGGCCGGAAGGTCACAGGCAAGGACCTCTTCGTCCGGGCGCTCGCCGCAGACGGACCGCTACCGCTCGGCTCCCAGCCGAATGAGCAGGACGGCTGGCGCAACCTCGGCACTGGCCTCGTAGCGGCGCTCGGCAACGTCGATCGGCACAACATCCAGGAGCGCGACGACCTCCGCCGGTACGCGATGGGCGTGGTGGGACTGGCGAGCTTGCTGCTGACGCAGATCCGGTATCAACACCCCGGTGCAGTGCGTTGA
- a CDS encoding IS1634 family transposase, whose amino-acid sequence MGEAGGGSGAEAGFGLVSQRLGPLPLINHFLDRIGLDAALDRWLPEPDRRFKLTPAAAIRLLVVNLLVGRAPLYGLGEWAAGYPPALLGLPGPDTAWLNDDRIGRALVALFDADRASLLTELIVGVVDEFGVDTAEMHNDSTSVSVHGQYKQADGTPRRGKPTPAVTFGHSKDHRPDLKQLVWILTVSADGSVPMAYRLADGNTSDDPTHIPTWDGLVKVVGRRDFLYVADSKLCSGQAMRHIDGQGGRFVTVLPRTRGEDKWFRDWIGTNQPAWTEAIRLPGQRIGDLPRVWSTFPAPLPSAEGYRIIWVHSTVKAARDEHARRSRIEAGAAAVDELAGRLAGPKTRLKTRAAVEQAITTVLTDTGSARWLQVTVTESIEEGFRQEKRGRPGADTRYRRTTRTRYTVSWRSRDDAIAHDTASDGCFPMITNDRHLTDQEVLAAYRYQPNLERRHHVLKSVQDADPIWLRDPARIEAIFCCQFLALLVGALIERQIRTAMKAAATTNIPLYPELRACEAPTAERIFAVLADLTRHELHRDGELVQAFEPELTPLQQQILDLLGVSATAYRPS is encoded by the coding sequence ATGGGCGAGGCGGGCGGCGGGTCCGGCGCGGAGGCCGGCTTCGGGCTGGTCAGTCAGCGGTTGGGGCCGCTGCCGCTGATCAACCACTTCCTGGACCGCATCGGCCTGGACGCAGCGCTGGATCGGTGGCTGCCGGAGCCGGACCGCCGGTTCAAGCTCACGCCCGCGGCGGCGATCCGGCTGCTGGTGGTCAACCTGCTGGTGGGCCGGGCACCCTTGTACGGGTTGGGTGAGTGGGCCGCCGGGTACCCGCCGGCCCTGCTGGGTCTGCCGGGTCCGGACACCGCCTGGCTCAACGACGACCGGATCGGGCGGGCGTTGGTCGCCCTGTTCGACGCGGACCGGGCCAGCCTGCTCACCGAACTGATCGTCGGTGTGGTCGACGAGTTCGGCGTGGACACCGCCGAGATGCACAACGATTCCACCTCGGTGTCGGTGCACGGCCAGTACAAGCAGGCGGACGGCACCCCGCGGCGGGGCAAGCCGACGCCGGCGGTGACCTTCGGACATTCCAAGGACCACCGGCCGGACCTGAAGCAGTTGGTGTGGATCCTGACCGTCTCGGCGGACGGGTCGGTGCCGATGGCCTACCGCCTCGCCGACGGCAACACCAGCGACGACCCGACGCACATCCCGACCTGGGACGGGCTGGTCAAGGTGGTGGGCCGGCGGGACTTCCTGTACGTGGCCGATTCGAAGCTGTGCTCCGGGCAGGCGATGCGGCACATCGACGGCCAGGGCGGCCGGTTCGTCACCGTGCTGCCCCGCACCCGCGGCGAGGACAAGTGGTTCCGTGACTGGATCGGGACCAACCAGCCGGCATGGACCGAGGCGATCCGGCTGCCCGGGCAGCGGATCGGCGACCTGCCCAGGGTTTGGTCCACCTTCCCCGCGCCGCTGCCCTCGGCCGAGGGGTACCGGATCATCTGGGTCCACTCCACTGTCAAGGCCGCCCGCGACGAGCACGCCCGCCGTAGCCGCATCGAGGCCGGCGCCGCCGCCGTCGACGAACTCGCCGGCAGGCTGGCCGGGCCGAAGACCCGGCTCAAGACCCGCGCCGCCGTCGAGCAGGCCATCACCACCGTGTTGACCGACACCGGTTCCGCCCGCTGGCTGCAGGTCACCGTCACCGAAAGCATCGAAGAGGGCTTCCGGCAGGAAAAGCGTGGTCGGCCCGGCGCCGACACCCGCTACCGGCGCACCACCCGCACCCGCTACACGGTCAGCTGGCGATCCCGGGACGACGCCATCGCCCACGACACAGCAAGCGACGGCTGCTTCCCGATGATCACCAACGACCGGCACCTCACCGACCAGGAGGTCCTCGCCGCGTACCGGTACCAACCCAACCTGGAACGCCGCCACCACGTGCTCAAGAGCGTCCAGGACGCCGACCCGATCTGGCTGCGCGACCCCGCCCGCATCGAGGCGATCTTCTGCTGCCAGTTCCTGGCCCTGCTCGTCGGCGCACTCATCGAACGACAGATCCGCACCGCCATGAAAGCCGCTGCCACCACCAACATCCCGCTCTACCCCGAGCTACGCGCCTGCGAAGCACCCACCGCTGAAAGGATCTTCGCCGTCCTCGCCGACCTGACCCGCCACGAACTGCACCGCGACGGAGAACTCGTGCAAGCCTTCGAACCCGAACTCACCCCACTACAACAGCAGATCCTCGACCTGCTCGGCGTCTCCGCCACCGCCTACCGCCCCAGCTGA